The window CAATCCGGGGCTGAAGAATGCCGCGGTGGTGCTCATCACCGCGGAGCTGCCCGCCTTCGCGAAGCCGGGACAGCGGATCGATATCACCGTCGCCTCGATGGGCAAGGCCAAGTCGCTGCGCGGCGGCGCGCTGGTCCTGACCCCGCTGATGGGCGCCGACGGGCAGATCTATGCGATGGCGCAGGGCAATCTGGCGGTCGGCGGGCTGGGCGCGGAGGGTGCCGACGGCTCGAAGATCGTCGTCAACGTCCCCTCGACCGGCCGTATCCCCGAGGGCGCGACCGTCGAGCGGGCGGTCGCGACCGGGTTCGCCGATACGCCGTTCCTGACCTACAATCTGGCGCGCGCCGATTTCACCACCGCGCAGAACGTCGCCGCCGCGATCAACCGCAAGCTGGGCTTCGGCACCGCGCAGGCGACCGACGCGGTGTCGGTGGCGGTGCGCGCGCCGGTCGGCGCCGACGTGCGCGCGATGCTGATGAGCGAGATCGAGAACCTGGACGTCGCCAGCGCCGAGCCGCCCGCGAAGGTGATCGTCAACGCGCGCACCGGCACCGTCGTCATCAGCAGCGCGGTGCGCGTCGGCACCGCCGCGGTCACGCACGGCAAGCTGACCGTGCGGATCGACGAGAGCCAGCGCGTCAGCCAGCCCGCGCCGTTCAGCCAGGGGCAGACCGCGCTCGAGAATCGCTCCAAGGTGTCGGTCGAGGAAGAGAAGAAGCCGATGTTCCTGCTCAATCCCGGGCCCAAGCTGGCCGATGTGGTGAAGGCGGTGAACGCGATCGGCGCCTCCCCGGCCGATCTGGTCGCGATCCTGGAGGCGCTGAAGGAAGCCGGCGCGCTCAAGGCCGAACTGGTGGTGCTGTGATGACCCAGATCCCGGGCCTGTCGCAGACCGCCACCGGCGCCACCGGCATCGATTCGGGGTTGGGCCGCGCGGCGACGAAGGACAATCTGGCCAAGGCCGGGCAGCAGTTCGAATCGGTCTTCACGGGCATGATGCTGAAGTCGATGCGTCAGGCGAAGCTGGCCGACCCGCTGTTCGACAGCAAGGCGATCGACACCTTCCGCGACATGTCGGACGACAAGGTCGTGCAGCAGATGGCGACCCACACGCCGCTGGGCATCGGCAAGGCGATGACCGAGTTTCTGTCGCGTTCTCAACCCGATCTTAACCCGGATGGTGGCAGCCAGACCGGATGAGCGATCTCCTCACCATCGGCGTCTCTGGCGCGCGCGCGTATCAGACCGCGCTGACGACGGTGTCGGAGAACATCGCGAATTCCGGCAATGCGTCCTATGTGAAGCGCAACGCCAACATCCGCGAGATCGCGACCAGCACGGGCTACAGCTCGACGCTGAACGGCATGGGCGCGATGGTCGACGGGATCGGCCGCGCCGGCAACCCCTATACCGAGACCGCGGTACGCAACGCCGGCGCGGACCTGTCGAAGACGACCGCCAGCACGGTGTGGCTGGAGCGGGTCGAAAGCGCGCTGTCGGGCGGCAATCTGGCCAACCAGATGACCGCGTTCTTCGCCTCCAGCACCGCATTGCAGGCTGAGCCGACCTCGACCGCGCTGCGCGCCGGCATGCTCAGCGCGGCGTCGTCGACCGCCGATTCGTTCGGCATGACGGCGCGGGCGCTCGATTCGGCGATGACCGAGCTCGATGCGCGCGCGGTGGCGGCGACCGCGGACCTGACGCGGCTCAACCAGGCGCTGCTGAAGGTCAACCAGGGGCTGGTGAAGACCACCCCCGGCACCTCCGCCGCCGCAGGGCTCGCGGATCAGCGCGACGCCCTGCTCCAGCAGATGAGCGAGCTGACCGACGTCGCGGTGACGATGGACCAGTTCGGCCGCGCGACGGTGCGCGCCGGGGGCAGCAACGGCCCGGTGCTGGTCGACGCGCGCGAGGCGATGCAGGTCGGCTATCAGCGCACCGGCGGCAACGTCGGACTGACGACGCGCAGCGAGGACGGCACGCTCAAGGTGATGACGCCTGATGGCGGCGCGCTGGCGGGCATGACCGAGGGGGCGCAGCGAATCGCCGCGGCACGGGCCGAGCTGGACGACATCGCGGGCGACTTCACGACCGCGGTCAACGACCTCCAGCGCAGCGGCCAGGACCTGAACCAGGCGACCGGCACCAACATGTTCGCGACCACCGCGGACCCCAGCAGCTTTTCGGTCCGGCTGACCGACGGCAAGCAGATCGCCGCGGCGAAGCCCGGCGGCGGGCAGCGCGACTCGAGCAACCTCGCCGCGCTGGCGACGCTGCGTCAGGGCGACGGGTACGAGGGGCGCATCCAGGGCCTCGTCACCGACAATGCCGCGACGCTCAAGCAGCGCCGGCTGGTCGGCGATGCGCAGACCGCAATCCGCGATGGCGCGGTCACCGCGCGATCGGAGATGACCGGCGTGAACCTCGATTCGGAGGCGATCGATCTCGTTCGCTTCCAGCAGGCCTATCAGGCCGCCAGCCGCGTGATCCAGGTCGCGCGCGATACCTTCCAGTCGATCCTCGAAATCCGGTAAGGCGCGATGCAGATCTCCAGCAACCTGATGTTCGACCGCTCGTCGTCGCGGATGAGCCAGCTGATGGCGACCGCGACGAAGCTGAACGTGCAGATCGCCACCGGCAAGAAGATCAGCACGCCGTCCGAAAACGTGACCGTGGCGCAGCAGATCGCCGAGTTCGATCGCAAGGACGCCGATGCCGCGGCCTATGCGACCAACCTGAAGCTGTCCGAATCGCTGCTCAAGCAGGCCGATTCGACGCTGGGCCAGATCACCGAGCAGCTCCAGCGCGCCACCGACCTGGTGACGCAGGCGGCGACGGGAACGCTCAGCGATTCGAACCGCAAGGTCATCGGCAGCGAATTGTCCGCGCTGGTCGATGCGATGGTCGGGCTGGGCAATACGAAGGATCTGCGCGGCCAGCCGCTGTTCGGCAGCGCGTCGGGCACCGATGCGGTGATCCGCAACGCCAACGGCACCTTCACCTACAATACGGCGCCCAAGCTGTCGGAAATCCCGATCGGCGACGGGCTGACGGTCCAGCCCACCGAAACCGCGTCGCGCGTGTTCAATTCGGGTGCCGGCGACACGCTGGCGATGCTGGCCCAGCTGGCGAGCGCGTTGCAGACGGGCACCGACCAGGCGGGGGCGGCGCGCGACGCGCTGGCGCCGCTGAAGGCGGCGGGCGACCAGGTATCGGTCGTGCAGGCCTCGGTCGGTGCGCGCGCGGCGCGCGTCGATCTCCAGCAGGGCCTGCTGCAGAGCACGAACCTCGACCGTGCGGAGCTGCGCTCCAGCATGGAGGACATCGACGTGACCGAAACCTACGCCGAGCTGTCCAAGACGCTGACGATCCTGAGCGCGACGCAGCAGAGCTTCTCCAAATTGTCGCAGCTGTCGCTGTTCAACTACCTGCGCTGACGCGCGGCGCGCTCGATTTTTCATCATCTTCCACGCTGATTCGTCGCCCCGGGCCGAGCCCGGGGTGACGCCATGTCGTGTCCCGGCAAACCCGGCAGAAACCTGCCGCACCCGGCCGCGGCGGTAACCACTTCGCTACCCCTGCCGGGTTACTGAACGTCTCAGTCATCCTGTTCTCTTACCGGGGATTCGCCCATGTTTGCGGCCATCGGCCTCGTCGTCCTTCTCGGCATGGTGTTCGGCGGTTTCGCCATCACCGGCGGCAACCTCGGCCCGGTGTTCGAGGCGATCCCGCACGAGATGCTCATCATCGGTGGCGCCGCCGCGGGCGCGCTCATCATCGGCAACTCGATGACCGAGCTGAAGGCGATGGGCGGCGGCCTGGGCAAGGTGTTCAAGGGGCCGAAGTACAAGAAGCAGGACTATCTGGACGTCATCTTCCTGGTCAGCAAGCTGATGAAGATGCTGCGGATGGAAGGGCCGATCGCGCTGGAGCCGCACGTCGAGGATCCCAAGTCCTCCGCCGTCTTCGCCGAATATCCCAAGCTGCTGAAGGACCATACGCTGGTCGCGCTGATCGCGGACACGCTGCGCCTGGTCGTGGTGTCGTCGGGCACGCTCGACGTGCACGCGGTCGAGGAGGTCATGGATAACGCGATCAAGACCCACCACCACGAGGTGGAGGGACCGGAGCACACGCTGCAGAGCCTGGCGGACGCGCTGCCGGCGCTCGGCATCGTCGCCGCGGTGCTCGGCATCGTGAAGACGATGGGCTCGATCGACAAGCCGCCGTCGGTGCTGGGCGGGATGATCGGCTCGGCGCTGGTCGGCACCTTCATGGGCGTGCTGCTGGCCTATGGCATCGTCAACCCCTTCGCCGGCCGGCTGAAGCAGGTGGTGGCGGCGGATGCGGCGATCTATCACGTGGTGAAGCAGATCATCATCGCCTCGCTCCACGGCCATCCGCAGCCGCTGGTGATCGAGGCGGCGCGCTCCGGCATCGACCACAAGAACCAGCCCGGCTTCGCCGAGGTGTTCGACGGCCTGCGCGGTAAGTAAGCGCGATGGCCAAGGCACCGCACGGCAAGAACGAGCCGCCCAAGATCGTCATCGTCAAGAAGATCACGATGGTCGCCGCGGGCCACCACGGCGGCGCGTGGAAGGTGGCCTATGCCGACTTCGTGACGGCGATGATGGCGTTCTTCCTGCTGTTGTGGCTGCTGGGCGCGACGACGGAGAAGCAGCGCAAGGGCATCGCCGATTATTTCGCGCCCACGCTGCTCGACAACAAGCATGTCGGCATCGGCGGCAACGGCATCTTCGGCGGCGAATCGGTGCTGTCGAAGGAGAAGACCGGGCCCAAGGCCGGCACCGCCGACCCCGCGACCGCCGCGCTGGTGCTGGGCAACAGCGCCAACGACGAGCGCAACGGCTTCGGCAAGAAGGGGTCGCTGCGCAGCACGCAGGCGAAGGAGGACGTGAAGAACTTCGCGCGCCTGCGCCAGCAGGTCATGAAGCAGATCGCGCAGAACAAGGCGATGGCCAAGCTCGCCAAGCATATCCGCTTCACGATGACGCCCGACGGGATGCGCATCGACCTGGTCGACGATGCCGATTACTCGATGTTCGCGCTCGGCACGACGGCGCTGGACAGCAAGGCGTCGGACCTGATCGGGATGGTCGCGGCGGGGATCAAGGAAACGCCCAATCCGATCATGATCCGCGGCTATACCGACAGCCTGCCGTTCGGCGATCCGCGCGCGATGAACAACTGGATGTTGTCGTCGGGCCGTGCCGAGGCGACGCGCCGCCGGCTGGCGCTGGCGGGAATCCCGGACCAGCGGTTCAACCGGATCGAGGGCGTGGCCGACCGCGAGCCGATGATCGCCAGCAACCCGCAGGACCCGCGCAACCGCCGCGTCGCGATCACGCTCCTCTACCGCGCGGGCACGTTCGGCCAATGATCGCTCCCCGGCGCAGGCCGGGGAGCGGGAGGGCTCACGCGATCGCCGGCCGCGGATCCAGCCCGGTGCGGCGCGAGGCGTGACGGCGCAGCCCGATCAGCGGGCGGACGGGCCCGATCGCGCGCCCGACCAGGTAGAAGGCCCAGCACCCCGCCACCGTCGCGGCGACCAGCGTCACGGCGTCCAGCCAGATCGGCCATCCCGCGCCGCGCAGCCAGTAGGCGCCGAGCACGATGATCGACTGATGGACGATGTAGAAGGGGAACACCGCCTCCGTCAGCGTCCGGCGCCAGCGATGATCGCGGTTCCAGTGGCGGTCGGCGAACCCGATGAGCGCCGCGATCGCGGCCCATCCCTCCACCGCGCGCGCGATCGCGAAGACGGTGCCCCAGGGCGGCGGCATGGTATTGCCCGGCCAGCGGATCTCGATCCCCGCGACCAGCGCATAAGCGGCGACCGCGATCGCCGCCGACCACCGCCAGCGCCGCACGAAGCCGGCGATCGTGGCCGGCGCGCAGGCGAGCGCGAAACCGAACAGGAACGCGGGCAGGTACGTGGCGTGCGCGACCCAGTCGCCGACCAGCGCATGCGTCTCGCGCCCGCCCGGAAACAGCACGAAGTTCACCAGGATCATCCACGCGATCGGCACCAGCAGCAGCGCCGGCCCCCGCATCGCGAAGGCGAAGCCGCGCTGTATCGCGCCGCGGACCCCACCCGGCAGGACGGTCGCCAGCAGCGCGAGCACCAGCGTGTAGACCCACAGATAGCCGACGAACCACAAGTGGTTCCACACGGGCAGCACCATCGGCCCGACGCGACCGAAGCGGAAGAAGTCGTGCACCCAGAAATGCCAGAAACCCTGTGTATAGCCGTATTTCAGCGACAGCTCGACCCAGGGCTGGACGGGGACGATCACCGCCACGCCGAAGGCCAGCGGCACCAGCAGCCGCAGCGTGCGCTGGCGCGCGAACCGCCACGGCACCTTGTTGCGCAGGAACAGCGCGCGGCTGGCATAGCCCGACACGACGAACAGCAGCGCCAGTCGCCACGGATTCGACGCCATCATCGGCACCGCCACCCACCAGGCGCCGGGCAGCTTCGCATGGAAGTCCCACGGCACGAAGACCATACCGACATGGTACAGGATCAGGATCGCGAACGCCCCGATGCGAAGCCAGTCGAGGCCGTAATGTCGCTGCATCCTCGCGTGCCTAGCATCGCCGGATCACGCAGGCGACTTTGAACTGTCGCGCGAAGGGCGTATGGGGGCGGGATGTCGATCCGTCCGTGGCGTGACATCACGCGTCGAGAATGCCGCCAGATCATGGTCGGCAACGTCCCCGTCGGCGGGGGCGCCCCCGTCACCGTGCAGACGATGACCAACACCCCCACCAGCGACGCCGCCGCGACGATCGCGCAGATCCGCCGCTGCGAGGAGGCGGGGGCGGACATCATCCGCGTCAGCTGCCCCGATACCGACAGCACCGCCGCGATGGGGCAGATCGTCCGCGCCGCGCAGGTGCCGATCGTCGCCGACATCCACTTCCACTACAAGCGCGCGCTGGAGGCCGCGGACGCGGGCGCGGCGTGCCTGCGCATCAACCCCGGCAACATCGGCTCGTCCGACCGCG of the Sphingomonas adhaesiva genome contains:
- a CDS encoding flagellar basal body P-ring protein FlgI, with the translated sequence MLRNMLLALLALFAAAAPAHADRIKDLGGFQGIRSNQLTGYGVVVGLPGTGDDNLEYTVQSVKAVASRFGLQLPASANPGLKNAAVVLITAELPAFAKPGQRIDITVASMGKAKSLRGGALVLTPLMGADGQIYAMAQGNLAVGGLGAEGADGSKIVVNVPSTGRIPEGATVERAVATGFADTPFLTYNLARADFTTAQNVAAAINRKLGFGTAQATDAVSVAVRAPVGADVRAMLMSEIENLDVASAEPPAKVIVNARTGTVVISSAVRVGTAAVTHGKLTVRIDESQRVSQPAPFSQGQTALENRSKVSVEEEKKPMFLLNPGPKLADVVKAVNAIGASPADLVAILEALKEAGALKAELVVL
- a CDS encoding rod-binding protein, encoding MTQIPGLSQTATGATGIDSGLGRAATKDNLAKAGQQFESVFTGMMLKSMRQAKLADPLFDSKAIDTFRDMSDDKVVQQMATHTPLGIGKAMTEFLSRSQPDLNPDGGSQTG
- the flgK gene encoding flagellar hook-associated protein FlgK; translated protein: MSDLLTIGVSGARAYQTALTTVSENIANSGNASYVKRNANIREIATSTGYSSTLNGMGAMVDGIGRAGNPYTETAVRNAGADLSKTTASTVWLERVESALSGGNLANQMTAFFASSTALQAEPTSTALRAGMLSAASSTADSFGMTARALDSAMTELDARAVAATADLTRLNQALLKVNQGLVKTTPGTSAAAGLADQRDALLQQMSELTDVAVTMDQFGRATVRAGGSNGPVLVDAREAMQVGYQRTGGNVGLTTRSEDGTLKVMTPDGGALAGMTEGAQRIAAARAELDDIAGDFTTAVNDLQRSGQDLNQATGTNMFATTADPSSFSVRLTDGKQIAAAKPGGGQRDSSNLAALATLRQGDGYEGRIQGLVTDNAATLKQRRLVGDAQTAIRDGAVTARSEMTGVNLDSEAIDLVRFQQAYQAASRVIQVARDTFQSILEIR
- a CDS encoding flagellin N-terminal helical domain-containing protein translates to MQISSNLMFDRSSSRMSQLMATATKLNVQIATGKKISTPSENVTVAQQIAEFDRKDADAAAYATNLKLSESLLKQADSTLGQITEQLQRATDLVTQAATGTLSDSNRKVIGSELSALVDAMVGLGNTKDLRGQPLFGSASGTDAVIRNANGTFTYNTAPKLSEIPIGDGLTVQPTETASRVFNSGAGDTLAMLAQLASALQTGTDQAGAARDALAPLKAAGDQVSVVQASVGARAARVDLQQGLLQSTNLDRAELRSSMEDIDVTETYAELSKTLTILSATQQSFSKLSQLSLFNYLR
- the motA gene encoding flagellar motor stator protein MotA: MFAAIGLVVLLGMVFGGFAITGGNLGPVFEAIPHEMLIIGGAAAGALIIGNSMTELKAMGGGLGKVFKGPKYKKQDYLDVIFLVSKLMKMLRMEGPIALEPHVEDPKSSAVFAEYPKLLKDHTLVALIADTLRLVVVSSGTLDVHAVEEVMDNAIKTHHHEVEGPEHTLQSLADALPALGIVAAVLGIVKTMGSIDKPPSVLGGMIGSALVGTFMGVLLAYGIVNPFAGRLKQVVAADAAIYHVVKQIIIASLHGHPQPLVIEAARSGIDHKNQPGFAEVFDGLRGK
- a CDS encoding flagellar motor protein MotB; translation: MAKAPHGKNEPPKIVIVKKITMVAAGHHGGAWKVAYADFVTAMMAFFLLLWLLGATTEKQRKGIADYFAPTLLDNKHVGIGGNGIFGGESVLSKEKTGPKAGTADPATAALVLGNSANDERNGFGKKGSLRSTQAKEDVKNFARLRQQVMKQIAQNKAMAKLAKHIRFTMTPDGMRIDLVDDADYSMFALGTTALDSKASDLIGMVAAGIKETPNPIMIRGYTDSLPFGDPRAMNNWMLSSGRAEATRRRLALAGIPDQRFNRIEGVADREPMIASNPQDPRNRRVAITLLYRAGTFGQ
- a CDS encoding acyltransferase family protein, producing the protein MQRHYGLDWLRIGAFAILILYHVGMVFVPWDFHAKLPGAWWVAVPMMASNPWRLALLFVVSGYASRALFLRNKVPWRFARQRTLRLLVPLAFGVAVIVPVQPWVELSLKYGYTQGFWHFWVHDFFRFGRVGPMVLPVWNHLWFVGYLWVYTLVLALLATVLPGGVRGAIQRGFAFAMRGPALLLVPIAWMILVNFVLFPGGRETHALVGDWVAHATYLPAFLFGFALACAPATIAGFVRRWRWSAAIAVAAYALVAGIEIRWPGNTMPPPWGTVFAIARAVEGWAAIAALIGFADRHWNRDHRWRRTLTEAVFPFYIVHQSIIVLGAYWLRGAGWPIWLDAVTLVAATVAGCWAFYLVGRAIGPVRPLIGLRRHASRRTGLDPRPAIA